Proteins encoded in a region of the Podarcis muralis chromosome 2, rPodMur119.hap1.1, whole genome shotgun sequence genome:
- the PRR7 gene encoding proline-rich protein 7 isoform X2 — protein MVMSHGTYTFLTCFAGFWLIWGLIVLLCCFCSYLRRRMKRRQEERLREQHLRTLEMEPLHYEGYGGPAYGGSGYGGGYIRNPPGIAVPHRLRIEPHRPHLPPPRPWSCRHEPDPSKPPCYEEAVLMAEPPPPYSEVLTDTRGLYRKITTPFLSHEQPEKQEQPPSYKPLFLDRGYSSALHLPSTASRGPTCTNLYLEAEHSQRIFPSWTDSEFSARDSYEPGPWHLPVSMPLFGRTTAV, from the exons ATGGTGATGTCCCACGGCACCTACACCTTCCTCACCTGCTTTGCCGGCTTCTGGCTGATCTGGGGGCTCATTGTGTTGCTATGTTGCTTCTGCAGCTACCTGCGGCGGCGCATgaagcggcggcaggaggagcgGCTGCGAGAGCAGCACTTGCGCACCCTGGAGATGGAGCCCCTCCATTACGAGGGCTATGGGGGCCCTGCCTATGGGGGCTCCGGCTACGGGGGCGGGTACATCAGGAACCCACCGGGCATCGCGGTACCTCACCGACTCCGGATCGAGCCCCATCGCCCTCACCTCCCACCCCCGAGGCCGTGGAGCTGCAGGCATG aaccAGATCCATCCAAGCCACCTTGCTACGAGGAAGCAGTGCTGATGGCTGAGCCGCCGCCGCCTTACAGCGAAGTGCTGACGGACACGCGCGGCTTGTACCGCAAGATAACCACCCCCTTCCTGAGCCACGAGCAGCCGGAGAAGCAGGAGCAGCCGCCCAGCTACAAGCCCCTCTTCCTGGACCGGGGCTACAGCTCAGCGCTCCACCTGCCCAGCACAGCCAGCCGGGGCCCCACCTGCACCAACCTCTACTTGGAGGCTGAGCActcgcagcgcatcttccccagCTGGACAGACTCAGAATTCAGCGCCAGAGACAGCTATGAGCCGGGGCCCTGGCACCTGCCGGTCTCAATGCCTTTGTTTGGCAGGACTACTGCAGTTTAG
- the PRR7 gene encoding proline-rich protein 7 isoform X3, which yields MKRRQEERLREQHLRTLEMEPLHYEGYGGPAYGGSGYGGGYIRNPPGIAVPHRLRIEPHRPHLPPPRPWSCRHGKGTRRGLSPLLVQNTVAFGRSAASAEPDPSKPPCYEEAVLMAEPPPPYSEVLTDTRGLYRKITTPFLSHEQPEKQEQPPSYKPLFLDRGYSSALHLPSTASRGPTCTNLYLEAEHSQRIFPSWTDSEFSARDSYEPGPWHLPVSMPLFGRTTAV from the exons ATgaagcggcggcaggaggagcgGCTGCGAGAGCAGCACTTGCGCACCCTGGAGATGGAGCCCCTCCATTACGAGGGCTATGGGGGCCCTGCCTATGGGGGCTCCGGCTACGGGGGCGGGTACATCAGGAACCCACCGGGCATCGCGGTACCTCACCGACTCCGGATCGAGCCCCATCGCCCTCACCTCCCACCCCCGAGGCCGTGGAGCTGCAGGCATGGTAAGGGCACCCGAAGGGGACTGAGCCCACTCCTGGTGCAGAATACAGTCGCGTTTGGGAGGAGCGCTGCTTCTGCAG aaccAGATCCATCCAAGCCACCTTGCTACGAGGAAGCAGTGCTGATGGCTGAGCCGCCGCCGCCTTACAGCGAAGTGCTGACGGACACGCGCGGCTTGTACCGCAAGATAACCACCCCCTTCCTGAGCCACGAGCAGCCGGAGAAGCAGGAGCAGCCGCCCAGCTACAAGCCCCTCTTCCTGGACCGGGGCTACAGCTCAGCGCTCCACCTGCCCAGCACAGCCAGCCGGGGCCCCACCTGCACCAACCTCTACTTGGAGGCTGAGCActcgcagcgcatcttccccagCTGGACAGACTCAGAATTCAGCGCCAGAGACAGCTATGAGCCGGGGCCCTGGCACCTGCCGGTCTCAATGCCTTTGTTTGGCAGGACTACTGCAGTTTAG
- the PRR7 gene encoding proline-rich protein 7 isoform X1: MVMSHGTYTFLTCFAGFWLIWGLIVLLCCFCSYLRRRMKRRQEERLREQHLRTLEMEPLHYEGYGGPAYGGSGYGGGYIRNPPGIAVPHRLRIEPHRPHLPPPRPWSCRHGKGTRRGLSPLLVQNTVAFGRSAASAEPDPSKPPCYEEAVLMAEPPPPYSEVLTDTRGLYRKITTPFLSHEQPEKQEQPPSYKPLFLDRGYSSALHLPSTASRGPTCTNLYLEAEHSQRIFPSWTDSEFSARDSYEPGPWHLPVSMPLFGRTTAV, encoded by the exons ATGGTGATGTCCCACGGCACCTACACCTTCCTCACCTGCTTTGCCGGCTTCTGGCTGATCTGGGGGCTCATTGTGTTGCTATGTTGCTTCTGCAGCTACCTGCGGCGGCGCATgaagcggcggcaggaggagcgGCTGCGAGAGCAGCACTTGCGCACCCTGGAGATGGAGCCCCTCCATTACGAGGGCTATGGGGGCCCTGCCTATGGGGGCTCCGGCTACGGGGGCGGGTACATCAGGAACCCACCGGGCATCGCGGTACCTCACCGACTCCGGATCGAGCCCCATCGCCCTCACCTCCCACCCCCGAGGCCGTGGAGCTGCAGGCATGGTAAGGGCACCCGAAGGGGACTGAGCCCACTCCTGGTGCAGAATACAGTCGCGTTTGGGAGGAGCGCTGCTTCTGCAG aaccAGATCCATCCAAGCCACCTTGCTACGAGGAAGCAGTGCTGATGGCTGAGCCGCCGCCGCCTTACAGCGAAGTGCTGACGGACACGCGCGGCTTGTACCGCAAGATAACCACCCCCTTCCTGAGCCACGAGCAGCCGGAGAAGCAGGAGCAGCCGCCCAGCTACAAGCCCCTCTTCCTGGACCGGGGCTACAGCTCAGCGCTCCACCTGCCCAGCACAGCCAGCCGGGGCCCCACCTGCACCAACCTCTACTTGGAGGCTGAGCActcgcagcgcatcttccccagCTGGACAGACTCAGAATTCAGCGCCAGAGACAGCTATGAGCCGGGGCCCTGGCACCTGCCGGTCTCAATGCCTTTGTTTGGCAGGACTACTGCAGTTTAG